Part of the Thermodesulfobacteriota bacterium genome is shown below.
CTGCATGGCTGCATTATCGACGTAAAGATGCTCGAGTTCAATTTCTGGAAACTCGGCAGATCCGATCCTTGATACGCATTTTCTCCAGAGCTCCATTACCTCGAGCACATTGGCCTTATCGACAGATGTGACCTTTTTTCTCCTCTTGGTAGCGATCTGAAATGCTATTCTAGCGACCCTTTCAATCTCGGATGTGGTGTAAAGGAGCGTATTTACCCCTTTCTCGCCCCCGTTTTGGAGCTTTTCGATTCCCCGTGGGGTCCCAAAATAAATGCCGCCCGTAAGCTCCCTTATCACCATGATATCAACGCCATCGATAACCTCTTTTTTCAGGGTAGAAGCGTCAATAAGTGAATCATAAACGACTGCGGGTCTTAAATTTGCGTAAGCATCGAGCTCTTTCCTTAACGCAAGGAGTCCCCTTTCGGGCCTAATACCGTATTCAAGCTGGTCCCACTTTGGACCGCCGACCGCCCCCAGAAGCACCGCATCCGATGACTTAGCCTTGTTTAGAACCTCCTGGGTAATGGGAACGCCACAGGCATCTATGGAGCTTCCACCAAATAATGCCTTCTCGACATCGAACTGAATATCATATTTATCCCCGATTCCTTTTAGAATCTCGAGGCTGACGTCACTAACCTCTACTCCGATCCCGTCCCCGGGCAGAACCAGTATTTTAGGCACATTCGAGCTCCTTTTAGGTGTGATTACAGTAACTTGGTATTCTACCTGAAGTTGAAATTTTTAAGGAATTTTTCATAATTAGAAGTAACAGGTCTTAGTAGGATGAAAAGGGTATAATAAAACGATCGCTGAGATATTAATTACGATAATTGCCATAAATGCTAAAGGTGCTTTTTTAATTTACTGGATAATTACAAAGAAGGACAAGAATTTAATTGTATTTTATTTTTGGTGTTTCCTTTGGGTCTGAATAATGGACAAGAAAAAGAGGAAAGCAAAAAGTCTCACAAAGCAGCAATCACGAGATGCAGATGTAATTCAAAAGGACAAAAAAGAAGGCGTAATCGCAGGACTTTTTCATAACAAATTCCTAGTTGCACTTTTTCTCTTCATATTTTCTCTGGCGGTTTTTATTCCCACTCTAAGTAGTGATTTTGTCTGGGATGACGAGAGTATTTTAAATAATATTTATTCTTATGATACTTCTAAAATAGAATCACATTTACTTAGCCCCACTCAAATTCATTATCGGCCAATATTGGTTTCGTCATTTACGATTGATCACAAAATCTGGAAGGACTCCGCCTTTGGTTTTCATTTAAGTAACCTGGTCATGCATTCCATTGTTACAGTGTTATTTTATTTCTTTGCTCTTTTTGTACTTGGCGAATTTAGAATAGATAGAAGGGAAAGCGTGGCTATTCTCTCATCGATTTTGTTTGCTGCCTTTCCGATGCATGTTGAAGCAGTATCGTTTGTTGCTGGTAGGTCCGATTTATTATGCTGTATATTTTTTTTGCTTGCCTTTGTATTCCATATACTCTCGTTCAGGAAACTATGGTTTTTAGTTTTCACCGCTTTTTGTTTTGCTCTTTCACTACTTTCTAAAGAGGTTGCGATTGTTTTTCCAATCGTAGTAATAAGTTATGACATATTTATTCGAAGGATTGCAATTCGCACTAACCTGCTGAGATATTTTGTCTATGCCTTCTTATTTTTTGTCTATATCTATATACGAACTGATACCTTTAAGAATATGATCGCGGACTTCTCATTACTAGGTAGCATAAATGCCTATGGTAGAGAACTTTCCAATAGTCTAGCCAATGTTAGCCTGTTCCAAATTTCTGACGGGCAACCTGATGTAAATTTTCTTCA
Proteins encoded:
- the leuB gene encoding 3-isopropylmalate dehydrogenase, yielding MPKILVLPGDGIGVEVSDVSLEILKGIGDKYDIQFDVEKALFGGSSIDACGVPITQEVLNKAKSSDAVLLGAVGGPKWDQLEYGIRPERGLLALRKELDAYANLRPAVVYDSLIDASTLKKEVIDGVDIMVIRELTGGIYFGTPRGIEKLQNGGEKGVNTLLYTTSEIERVARIAFQIATKRRKKVTSVDKANVLEVMELWRKCVSRIGSAEFPEIELEHLYVDNAAMQLIRRPKSFDVILADNMFGDIISDEAAQLTGSLGMLPSASIGATGAIYEPAHGSAPDIAGKDIANPIASVLSLAMLLRYSLNLDKAADDVEEAIKTVLQRGYRTADIFEDGTTKVGCREMGNIILEEIYKLQ